The following are encoded in a window of Scophthalmus maximus strain ysfricsl-2021 chromosome 2, ASM2237912v1, whole genome shotgun sequence genomic DNA:
- the zgc:152891 gene encoding polyunsaturated fatty acid lipoxygenase ALOX15B isoform X4, with translation MLCRTCGACGGVVMGGAQSQRERRGGQYMMLSFNTSIVQRGEQLSLCRWRSMDPSPCPHELHHHPVDTMAPGQVFEVTVHTSPGPTSGTFNRLWLNLIGSQGETPPLRVNQGKHHLLAGSACPVLVQVDSSLGRLVLVRLRLEAQAGCPNLDWHCSRVEVRRLAEGSGSRPEDPETQVFLCDRWLRAADGDVTLRSGKLMLQQDETDEKLKQRRLEQLQLQQKRFRWATFVEGAPRCMDAKSLSELGPNFSYSHNSLNLNLHYLKGFVGRAEAWTSFSELEMVLTHSAQQNSTAMFIRSHWMDDWYFGHQCLNGCNPLMLRQTRLLPPRLSVTSDMLRPFLPEDSSLEKELQKGTVYLLDYEVLDGVAGNVINGKQTYLSAPLCLLHLNRQQQLVPIAIQLQQTPGPDNPVFLSSDPGCDWLLAKIWVHSADFQCHQLMSHYLRTHMLGELFCMATLRQLADIHPLHQLLMPHVRTALQINFQARAWLLAKDGLFDKAVGCGLQALPIVLSRASQRIHYRSLCIPEDLSDRGVDTLPQNYYAQDALRVWHALHRFVVSWVDLYYSADSDVQQDSELQHWIDDINTHGFTHDSGFPRVFQTKAEVSKFVTMIVFTCSALHAAVNFSQVDFSLWMPNCPTSMMRPPPQVKGSVTEEDIVSFLPEVSSTCRVLMMLAQLSKPSVDFVPLCHYKEALFRDDAHRRLLEEVQAELKTVSEDICERNSGLELPYPYLIPRLIDNSVGI, from the exons ATGTTGTGCCG AACCTGTGGAGCCTGTGGAGGTGTTGTGATGGGCGGGGCtcaaagtcagagagagagaagaggtggacaGTACATGATGCTGTCATTCAACACATCAATAGTCcagagaggagagcagctgtCGCTCTGCAG GTGGCGCAGTATGGATCCATCTCCCTGTCCTCACGAGCTGCATCACCACCCGGTCGACACGATGGCTCCCGGTCAGGTGTTCGAGGTGACCGTCCACACCTCACCTGGTCCCACTAGTGGAACCTTCAACCGCCTGTGGCTCAACCTGATTGGCTCGCAGGGAGAGACTCCGCCCCTCAGAGTGAACCAGGGCAAACATCACCTCTTGGCTGGTTCA GCGTGTCCAGTCCTGGTCCAGGTCGATAGTTCTCTCGGTCGCCTGGTTCTGGTCCGGCTCCGGCTCGAGGCTCAGGCGGGATGCCCAAACCTGGACTGGCACTGCAGCCGTGTGGAGGTCCGCAGGCTGGCTGAGGGATCGGGGTCCAGACCTGAGGATCCAGAAACACAGGTTTTCCTGTGTGACAGGTGGCTCCGAGCAGCAGATGGCGACGTAACGCTACGGAGTGGAAAGT tgatgctgcagcaggacGAGACAGACGAGAAGCTGAAACAGCGGAGACtcgagcagctgcagcttcaaCAGAAGCGCTTCAG GTGGGCTACGTTTGTCGAAGGCGCTCCTCGGTGCATGGACGCGAAGAGTCTGTCAGAACTCGGGCCGAACTTCAGCTACAGCCACAATAG TCTGAACCTGAACCTTCACTACCTGAAAGGCTTCGTTGGCCGAGCCGAGGCCTGGACCAGTTTCTCTGAGCTGGAGATGGTTCTGACCCACAGTGCACAGCAGAACAGCACCGCCA tgtTCATCAGGTCTCACTGGATGGACGACTGGTACTTCGGCCACCAGTGTCTGAACGGCTGCAACCCTCTAATGCTGCGTCAgacccgcctcctccctccgcgCCTGTCCGTCACCTCCGACATGCTCCGCCCCTTCCTGCCTGAAGACTCCTCCCTCgagaaggagctgcag AAAGGAACCGTTTACCTGTTGGACTACGAGGTGTTGGACGGCGTCGCCGGCAACGTGATCAACGGGAAGCAGACGTACCTGTCGGCCCCGCTGTGCCTCCTCCACCTgaaccggcagcagcagctggtcccCATCGCCATCCAG ctgcagcagacaccCGGCCCTGACAaccctgtcttcctctcctctgaccccggctgtgattggctgttggcTAAGATTTGGGTTCACAGTGCAGACTTCCAGTGTCACCAGCTGATGTCTCACTACCTGAGGACCCACATGCTGGGGGAGCTGTTCTGCATGGCCACGCTGCGACAGCTGGCCGACATCCACCCGCTGCACCAG CTGCTGATGCCGCACGTCAGGACAGCGCTGCAGATTAATTTCCAGGCCAGAGCGTGGCTGCTCGCCAAAGACGGCCTGTTTGATAAG GCGGTGGGCTGCGGTCTCCAGGCGTTACCCATTGTCCTGTCCCGGGCGTCGCAGAGGATTCATTATCGCTCCCTGTGCATCCCTGAAGATCTAAGCGACCGTGGAGTTGACACGCTGCCGCAGAACTACTATGCCCAGGACGCACTGAGAGTCTGGCACGCACTGCACAG gttcGTGGTCAGCTGGGTGGATCTGTATTACAGCGCAGACAGTGACGTGCAGCAGGACTCTGAGCTTCAACACTGGATCGACGACATCAACACACACGGATTCACACACGACTCAg GTTTCCCCCGGGTTTTCCAGACCAAAGCAGAAGTTTCCAAGTTTGTCACCATGATCGTCTTCACCTGTTCAGCTCTTCACGCCGCTGTCAACTTCTCCCAG GTGGATTTCAGCCTCTGGATGCCGAACTGTCCCACCTCCATGATGCGTCCTCCTCCGCAGGTCAAAGGCTCGGTGACGGAGGAAGACATTGTGTCCTTCCTGCCGGAAGTGAGCTCCACCTGCCGCGTCCTGATGATGTTGGCTCAGCTGTCCAAGCCCTCTGTTGACTTT GTCCCTCTGTGTCACTACAAGGAGGCCTTGTTCAGGGACGACGCCCATCGCAGGCTACTGGAGGAGGTGCAGGCTGAGCTCAAGACCGTTTCTGAAGACATCTGCGAGCGCAACAGTGGTCTGGAGCTGCCGTACCCGTACCTGATTCCCCGGCTCATCGACAACAGCGTGGGCATTTAA
- the zgc:152891 gene encoding polyunsaturated fatty acid lipoxygenase ALOX15B isoform X3 encodes MLCRFMSRTCGACGGVVMGGAQSQRERRGGQYMMLSFNTSIVQRGEQLSLCRWRSMDPSPCPHELHHHPVDTMAPGQVFEVTVHTSPGPTSGTFNRLWLNLIGSQGETPPLRVNQGKHHLLAGSACPVLVQVDSSLGRLVLVRLRLEAQAGCPNLDWHCSRVEVRRLAEGSGSRPEDPETQVFLCDRWLRAADGDVTLRSGKLMLQQDETDEKLKQRRLEQLQLQQKRFRWATFVEGAPRCMDAKSLSELGPNFSYSHNSLNLNLHYLKGFVGRAEAWTSFSELEMVLTHSAQQNSTAMFIRSHWMDDWYFGHQCLNGCNPLMLRQTRLLPPRLSVTSDMLRPFLPEDSSLEKELQKGTVYLLDYEVLDGVAGNVINGKQTYLSAPLCLLHLNRQQQLVPIAIQLQQTPGPDNPVFLSSDPGCDWLLAKIWVHSADFQCHQLMSHYLRTHMLGELFCMATLRQLADIHPLHQLLMPHVRTALQINFQARAWLLAKDGLFDKAVGCGLQALPIVLSRASQRIHYRSLCIPEDLSDRGVDTLPQNYYAQDALRVWHALHRFVVSWVDLYYSADSDVQQDSELQHWIDDINTHGFTHDSGFPRVFQTKAEVSKFVTMIVFTCSALHAAVNFSQVDFSLWMPNCPTSMMRPPPQVKGSVTEEDIVSFLPEVSSTCRVLMMLAQLSKPSVDFVPLCHYKEALFRDDAHRRLLEEVQAELKTVSEDICERNSGLELPYPYLIPRLIDNSVGI; translated from the exons ATGTTGTGCCG TTTCATGTCCAGAACCTGTGGAGCCTGTGGAGGTGTTGTGATGGGCGGGGCtcaaagtcagagagagagaagaggtggacaGTACATGATGCTGTCATTCAACACATCAATAGTCcagagaggagagcagctgtCGCTCTGCAG GTGGCGCAGTATGGATCCATCTCCCTGTCCTCACGAGCTGCATCACCACCCGGTCGACACGATGGCTCCCGGTCAGGTGTTCGAGGTGACCGTCCACACCTCACCTGGTCCCACTAGTGGAACCTTCAACCGCCTGTGGCTCAACCTGATTGGCTCGCAGGGAGAGACTCCGCCCCTCAGAGTGAACCAGGGCAAACATCACCTCTTGGCTGGTTCA GCGTGTCCAGTCCTGGTCCAGGTCGATAGTTCTCTCGGTCGCCTGGTTCTGGTCCGGCTCCGGCTCGAGGCTCAGGCGGGATGCCCAAACCTGGACTGGCACTGCAGCCGTGTGGAGGTCCGCAGGCTGGCTGAGGGATCGGGGTCCAGACCTGAGGATCCAGAAACACAGGTTTTCCTGTGTGACAGGTGGCTCCGAGCAGCAGATGGCGACGTAACGCTACGGAGTGGAAAGT tgatgctgcagcaggacGAGACAGACGAGAAGCTGAAACAGCGGAGACtcgagcagctgcagcttcaaCAGAAGCGCTTCAG GTGGGCTACGTTTGTCGAAGGCGCTCCTCGGTGCATGGACGCGAAGAGTCTGTCAGAACTCGGGCCGAACTTCAGCTACAGCCACAATAG TCTGAACCTGAACCTTCACTACCTGAAAGGCTTCGTTGGCCGAGCCGAGGCCTGGACCAGTTTCTCTGAGCTGGAGATGGTTCTGACCCACAGTGCACAGCAGAACAGCACCGCCA tgtTCATCAGGTCTCACTGGATGGACGACTGGTACTTCGGCCACCAGTGTCTGAACGGCTGCAACCCTCTAATGCTGCGTCAgacccgcctcctccctccgcgCCTGTCCGTCACCTCCGACATGCTCCGCCCCTTCCTGCCTGAAGACTCCTCCCTCgagaaggagctgcag AAAGGAACCGTTTACCTGTTGGACTACGAGGTGTTGGACGGCGTCGCCGGCAACGTGATCAACGGGAAGCAGACGTACCTGTCGGCCCCGCTGTGCCTCCTCCACCTgaaccggcagcagcagctggtcccCATCGCCATCCAG ctgcagcagacaccCGGCCCTGACAaccctgtcttcctctcctctgaccccggctgtgattggctgttggcTAAGATTTGGGTTCACAGTGCAGACTTCCAGTGTCACCAGCTGATGTCTCACTACCTGAGGACCCACATGCTGGGGGAGCTGTTCTGCATGGCCACGCTGCGACAGCTGGCCGACATCCACCCGCTGCACCAG CTGCTGATGCCGCACGTCAGGACAGCGCTGCAGATTAATTTCCAGGCCAGAGCGTGGCTGCTCGCCAAAGACGGCCTGTTTGATAAG GCGGTGGGCTGCGGTCTCCAGGCGTTACCCATTGTCCTGTCCCGGGCGTCGCAGAGGATTCATTATCGCTCCCTGTGCATCCCTGAAGATCTAAGCGACCGTGGAGTTGACACGCTGCCGCAGAACTACTATGCCCAGGACGCACTGAGAGTCTGGCACGCACTGCACAG gttcGTGGTCAGCTGGGTGGATCTGTATTACAGCGCAGACAGTGACGTGCAGCAGGACTCTGAGCTTCAACACTGGATCGACGACATCAACACACACGGATTCACACACGACTCAg GTTTCCCCCGGGTTTTCCAGACCAAAGCAGAAGTTTCCAAGTTTGTCACCATGATCGTCTTCACCTGTTCAGCTCTTCACGCCGCTGTCAACTTCTCCCAG GTGGATTTCAGCCTCTGGATGCCGAACTGTCCCACCTCCATGATGCGTCCTCCTCCGCAGGTCAAAGGCTCGGTGACGGAGGAAGACATTGTGTCCTTCCTGCCGGAAGTGAGCTCCACCTGCCGCGTCCTGATGATGTTGGCTCAGCTGTCCAAGCCCTCTGTTGACTTT GTCCCTCTGTGTCACTACAAGGAGGCCTTGTTCAGGGACGACGCCCATCGCAGGCTACTGGAGGAGGTGCAGGCTGAGCTCAAGACCGTTTCTGAAGACATCTGCGAGCGCAACAGTGGTCTGGAGCTGCCGTACCCGTACCTGATTCCCCGGCTCATCGACAACAGCGTGGGCATTTAA
- the zgc:152891 gene encoding polyunsaturated fatty acid lipoxygenase ALOX15B isoform X2 — translation MLRMYEVPGSIPGISILPASHPDTSLRKRRASEQKKQHEEEDCFILHFEIKVWGTEWPLEADTGHAASLSDECRTHGRGPVMLCRTCGACGGVVMGGAQSQRERRGGQYMMLSFNTSIVQRGEQLSLCRWRSMDPSPCPHELHHHPVDTMAPGQVFEVTVHTSPGPTSGTFNRLWLNLIGSQGETPPLRVNQGKHHLLAGSACPVLVQVDSSLGRLVLVRLRLEAQAGCPNLDWHCSRVEVRRLAEGSGSRPEDPETQVFLCDRWLRAADGDVTLRSGKLMLQQDETDEKLKQRRLEQLQLQQKRFRWATFVEGAPRCMDAKSLSELGPNFSYSHNSLNLNLHYLKGFVGRAEAWTSFSELEMVLTHSAQQNSTAMFIRSHWMDDWYFGHQCLNGCNPLMLRQTRLLPPRLSVTSDMLRPFLPEDSSLEKELQKGTVYLLDYEVLDGVAGNVINGKQTYLSAPLCLLHLNRQQQLVPIAIQLQQTPGPDNPVFLSSDPGCDWLLAKIWVHSADFQCHQLMSHYLRTHMLGELFCMATLRQLADIHPLHQLLMPHVRTALQINFQARAWLLAKDGLFDKAVGCGLQALPIVLSRASQRIHYRSLCIPEDLSDRGVDTLPQNYYAQDALRVWHALHRFVVSWVDLYYSADSDVQQDSELQHWIDDINTHGFTHDSGFPRVFQTKAEVSKFVTMIVFTCSALHAAVNFSQVDFSLWMPNCPTSMMRPPPQVKGSVTEEDIVSFLPEVSSTCRVLMMLAQLSKPSVDFVPLCHYKEALFRDDAHRRLLEEVQAELKTVSEDICERNSGLELPYPYLIPRLIDNSVGI, via the exons ATGCTTCGCATGTATGAGGTCCCGGGTTCAATCCCCGGCATCTCCATTTTACCTGCTTCGCATCCGGACACGTCTCTACGGAAGAGAAGAGCATCAGAGCAGAAGAAACAacatgaggaggaagattgTTTCATCTTGCatttcgagattaaa GTTTGGGGAACAGAGTGGCCATTGGAGGCGGATACCGGACATGCCGCTTCTCTCTCAGATGAATGTCGGACCCACGGACGCGGGCCTGTGATGTTGTGCCG AACCTGTGGAGCCTGTGGAGGTGTTGTGATGGGCGGGGCtcaaagtcagagagagagaagaggtggacaGTACATGATGCTGTCATTCAACACATCAATAGTCcagagaggagagcagctgtCGCTCTGCAG GTGGCGCAGTATGGATCCATCTCCCTGTCCTCACGAGCTGCATCACCACCCGGTCGACACGATGGCTCCCGGTCAGGTGTTCGAGGTGACCGTCCACACCTCACCTGGTCCCACTAGTGGAACCTTCAACCGCCTGTGGCTCAACCTGATTGGCTCGCAGGGAGAGACTCCGCCCCTCAGAGTGAACCAGGGCAAACATCACCTCTTGGCTGGTTCA GCGTGTCCAGTCCTGGTCCAGGTCGATAGTTCTCTCGGTCGCCTGGTTCTGGTCCGGCTCCGGCTCGAGGCTCAGGCGGGATGCCCAAACCTGGACTGGCACTGCAGCCGTGTGGAGGTCCGCAGGCTGGCTGAGGGATCGGGGTCCAGACCTGAGGATCCAGAAACACAGGTTTTCCTGTGTGACAGGTGGCTCCGAGCAGCAGATGGCGACGTAACGCTACGGAGTGGAAAGT tgatgctgcagcaggacGAGACAGACGAGAAGCTGAAACAGCGGAGACtcgagcagctgcagcttcaaCAGAAGCGCTTCAG GTGGGCTACGTTTGTCGAAGGCGCTCCTCGGTGCATGGACGCGAAGAGTCTGTCAGAACTCGGGCCGAACTTCAGCTACAGCCACAATAG TCTGAACCTGAACCTTCACTACCTGAAAGGCTTCGTTGGCCGAGCCGAGGCCTGGACCAGTTTCTCTGAGCTGGAGATGGTTCTGACCCACAGTGCACAGCAGAACAGCACCGCCA tgtTCATCAGGTCTCACTGGATGGACGACTGGTACTTCGGCCACCAGTGTCTGAACGGCTGCAACCCTCTAATGCTGCGTCAgacccgcctcctccctccgcgCCTGTCCGTCACCTCCGACATGCTCCGCCCCTTCCTGCCTGAAGACTCCTCCCTCgagaaggagctgcag AAAGGAACCGTTTACCTGTTGGACTACGAGGTGTTGGACGGCGTCGCCGGCAACGTGATCAACGGGAAGCAGACGTACCTGTCGGCCCCGCTGTGCCTCCTCCACCTgaaccggcagcagcagctggtcccCATCGCCATCCAG ctgcagcagacaccCGGCCCTGACAaccctgtcttcctctcctctgaccccggctgtgattggctgttggcTAAGATTTGGGTTCACAGTGCAGACTTCCAGTGTCACCAGCTGATGTCTCACTACCTGAGGACCCACATGCTGGGGGAGCTGTTCTGCATGGCCACGCTGCGACAGCTGGCCGACATCCACCCGCTGCACCAG CTGCTGATGCCGCACGTCAGGACAGCGCTGCAGATTAATTTCCAGGCCAGAGCGTGGCTGCTCGCCAAAGACGGCCTGTTTGATAAG GCGGTGGGCTGCGGTCTCCAGGCGTTACCCATTGTCCTGTCCCGGGCGTCGCAGAGGATTCATTATCGCTCCCTGTGCATCCCTGAAGATCTAAGCGACCGTGGAGTTGACACGCTGCCGCAGAACTACTATGCCCAGGACGCACTGAGAGTCTGGCACGCACTGCACAG gttcGTGGTCAGCTGGGTGGATCTGTATTACAGCGCAGACAGTGACGTGCAGCAGGACTCTGAGCTTCAACACTGGATCGACGACATCAACACACACGGATTCACACACGACTCAg GTTTCCCCCGGGTTTTCCAGACCAAAGCAGAAGTTTCCAAGTTTGTCACCATGATCGTCTTCACCTGTTCAGCTCTTCACGCCGCTGTCAACTTCTCCCAG GTGGATTTCAGCCTCTGGATGCCGAACTGTCCCACCTCCATGATGCGTCCTCCTCCGCAGGTCAAAGGCTCGGTGACGGAGGAAGACATTGTGTCCTTCCTGCCGGAAGTGAGCTCCACCTGCCGCGTCCTGATGATGTTGGCTCAGCTGTCCAAGCCCTCTGTTGACTTT GTCCCTCTGTGTCACTACAAGGAGGCCTTGTTCAGGGACGACGCCCATCGCAGGCTACTGGAGGAGGTGCAGGCTGAGCTCAAGACCGTTTCTGAAGACATCTGCGAGCGCAACAGTGGTCTGGAGCTGCCGTACCCGTACCTGATTCCCCGGCTCATCGACAACAGCGTGGGCATTTAA
- the zgc:152891 gene encoding polyunsaturated fatty acid lipoxygenase ALOX15B isoform X1, translating into MLRMYEVPGSIPGISILPASHPDTSLRKRRASEQKKQHEEEDCFILHFEIKVWGTEWPLEADTGHAASLSDECRTHGRGPVMLCRFMSRTCGACGGVVMGGAQSQRERRGGQYMMLSFNTSIVQRGEQLSLCRWRSMDPSPCPHELHHHPVDTMAPGQVFEVTVHTSPGPTSGTFNRLWLNLIGSQGETPPLRVNQGKHHLLAGSACPVLVQVDSSLGRLVLVRLRLEAQAGCPNLDWHCSRVEVRRLAEGSGSRPEDPETQVFLCDRWLRAADGDVTLRSGKLMLQQDETDEKLKQRRLEQLQLQQKRFRWATFVEGAPRCMDAKSLSELGPNFSYSHNSLNLNLHYLKGFVGRAEAWTSFSELEMVLTHSAQQNSTAMFIRSHWMDDWYFGHQCLNGCNPLMLRQTRLLPPRLSVTSDMLRPFLPEDSSLEKELQKGTVYLLDYEVLDGVAGNVINGKQTYLSAPLCLLHLNRQQQLVPIAIQLQQTPGPDNPVFLSSDPGCDWLLAKIWVHSADFQCHQLMSHYLRTHMLGELFCMATLRQLADIHPLHQLLMPHVRTALQINFQARAWLLAKDGLFDKAVGCGLQALPIVLSRASQRIHYRSLCIPEDLSDRGVDTLPQNYYAQDALRVWHALHRFVVSWVDLYYSADSDVQQDSELQHWIDDINTHGFTHDSGFPRVFQTKAEVSKFVTMIVFTCSALHAAVNFSQVDFSLWMPNCPTSMMRPPPQVKGSVTEEDIVSFLPEVSSTCRVLMMLAQLSKPSVDFVPLCHYKEALFRDDAHRRLLEEVQAELKTVSEDICERNSGLELPYPYLIPRLIDNSVGI; encoded by the exons ATGCTTCGCATGTATGAGGTCCCGGGTTCAATCCCCGGCATCTCCATTTTACCTGCTTCGCATCCGGACACGTCTCTACGGAAGAGAAGAGCATCAGAGCAGAAGAAACAacatgaggaggaagattgTTTCATCTTGCatttcgagattaaa GTTTGGGGAACAGAGTGGCCATTGGAGGCGGATACCGGACATGCCGCTTCTCTCTCAGATGAATGTCGGACCCACGGACGCGGGCCTGTGATGTTGTGCCG TTTCATGTCCAGAACCTGTGGAGCCTGTGGAGGTGTTGTGATGGGCGGGGCtcaaagtcagagagagagaagaggtggacaGTACATGATGCTGTCATTCAACACATCAATAGTCcagagaggagagcagctgtCGCTCTGCAG GTGGCGCAGTATGGATCCATCTCCCTGTCCTCACGAGCTGCATCACCACCCGGTCGACACGATGGCTCCCGGTCAGGTGTTCGAGGTGACCGTCCACACCTCACCTGGTCCCACTAGTGGAACCTTCAACCGCCTGTGGCTCAACCTGATTGGCTCGCAGGGAGAGACTCCGCCCCTCAGAGTGAACCAGGGCAAACATCACCTCTTGGCTGGTTCA GCGTGTCCAGTCCTGGTCCAGGTCGATAGTTCTCTCGGTCGCCTGGTTCTGGTCCGGCTCCGGCTCGAGGCTCAGGCGGGATGCCCAAACCTGGACTGGCACTGCAGCCGTGTGGAGGTCCGCAGGCTGGCTGAGGGATCGGGGTCCAGACCTGAGGATCCAGAAACACAGGTTTTCCTGTGTGACAGGTGGCTCCGAGCAGCAGATGGCGACGTAACGCTACGGAGTGGAAAGT tgatgctgcagcaggacGAGACAGACGAGAAGCTGAAACAGCGGAGACtcgagcagctgcagcttcaaCAGAAGCGCTTCAG GTGGGCTACGTTTGTCGAAGGCGCTCCTCGGTGCATGGACGCGAAGAGTCTGTCAGAACTCGGGCCGAACTTCAGCTACAGCCACAATAG TCTGAACCTGAACCTTCACTACCTGAAAGGCTTCGTTGGCCGAGCCGAGGCCTGGACCAGTTTCTCTGAGCTGGAGATGGTTCTGACCCACAGTGCACAGCAGAACAGCACCGCCA tgtTCATCAGGTCTCACTGGATGGACGACTGGTACTTCGGCCACCAGTGTCTGAACGGCTGCAACCCTCTAATGCTGCGTCAgacccgcctcctccctccgcgCCTGTCCGTCACCTCCGACATGCTCCGCCCCTTCCTGCCTGAAGACTCCTCCCTCgagaaggagctgcag AAAGGAACCGTTTACCTGTTGGACTACGAGGTGTTGGACGGCGTCGCCGGCAACGTGATCAACGGGAAGCAGACGTACCTGTCGGCCCCGCTGTGCCTCCTCCACCTgaaccggcagcagcagctggtcccCATCGCCATCCAG ctgcagcagacaccCGGCCCTGACAaccctgtcttcctctcctctgaccccggctgtgattggctgttggcTAAGATTTGGGTTCACAGTGCAGACTTCCAGTGTCACCAGCTGATGTCTCACTACCTGAGGACCCACATGCTGGGGGAGCTGTTCTGCATGGCCACGCTGCGACAGCTGGCCGACATCCACCCGCTGCACCAG CTGCTGATGCCGCACGTCAGGACAGCGCTGCAGATTAATTTCCAGGCCAGAGCGTGGCTGCTCGCCAAAGACGGCCTGTTTGATAAG GCGGTGGGCTGCGGTCTCCAGGCGTTACCCATTGTCCTGTCCCGGGCGTCGCAGAGGATTCATTATCGCTCCCTGTGCATCCCTGAAGATCTAAGCGACCGTGGAGTTGACACGCTGCCGCAGAACTACTATGCCCAGGACGCACTGAGAGTCTGGCACGCACTGCACAG gttcGTGGTCAGCTGGGTGGATCTGTATTACAGCGCAGACAGTGACGTGCAGCAGGACTCTGAGCTTCAACACTGGATCGACGACATCAACACACACGGATTCACACACGACTCAg GTTTCCCCCGGGTTTTCCAGACCAAAGCAGAAGTTTCCAAGTTTGTCACCATGATCGTCTTCACCTGTTCAGCTCTTCACGCCGCTGTCAACTTCTCCCAG GTGGATTTCAGCCTCTGGATGCCGAACTGTCCCACCTCCATGATGCGTCCTCCTCCGCAGGTCAAAGGCTCGGTGACGGAGGAAGACATTGTGTCCTTCCTGCCGGAAGTGAGCTCCACCTGCCGCGTCCTGATGATGTTGGCTCAGCTGTCCAAGCCCTCTGTTGACTTT GTCCCTCTGTGTCACTACAAGGAGGCCTTGTTCAGGGACGACGCCCATCGCAGGCTACTGGAGGAGGTGCAGGCTGAGCTCAAGACCGTTTCTGAAGACATCTGCGAGCGCAACAGTGGTCTGGAGCTGCCGTACCCGTACCTGATTCCCCGGCTCATCGACAACAGCGTGGGCATTTAA